In a single window of the Candidatus Methylomirabilis tolerans genome:
- a CDS encoding GNAT family N-acetyltransferase, giving the protein MTDMLVRLYDLPEVGHLVKRLAEQGMVIRRAMAYEKSLVVDWVRGSFGDGWAGECDVAFSNRPVSCFIATEAGAVIGFACHDSICVNFFGPTGVAEKKRGLGIGTALFLSCLHAMAGYGYAYAIIGGAGPTAFYADTVGAVPIEGSSPGIYRDLLRKKEANKSAGDDE; this is encoded by the coding sequence ATGACTGATATGCTGGTCCGATTGTACGATCTGCCTGAAGTCGGACATCTCGTCAAGAGGCTCGCCGAGCAAGGCATGGTGATTCGCCGTGCTATGGCTTACGAGAAGTCTCTCGTCGTTGACTGGGTGCGGGGCTCGTTCGGGGACGGCTGGGCCGGTGAGTGTGACGTTGCGTTCAGCAATCGTCCCGTGTCCTGCTTTATCGCCACAGAGGCCGGAGCTGTCATCGGCTTTGCCTGCCATGACAGTATCTGCGTGAATTTCTTCGGACCCACCGGGGTCGCCGAGAAGAAGCGCGGCCTCGGAATCGGCACAGCCTTGTTTCTGTCCTGTCTCCACGCGATGGCCGGCTACGGGTACGCCTACGCCATTATCGGCGGGGCGGGCCCCACCGCGTTCTATGCCGACACTGTCGGGGCCGTGCCGATAGAGGGCTCCTCGCCTGGCATCTATCGTGATCTCCTGAGAAAGAAGGAGGCGAACAAGTCGGCTGGAGACGACGAGTGA